The Paracoccus albus region CAAGGTTGATCCAACGATCCTGATGGCGTATCTCGACCCAGCTGTGCAGGATATTGTCAGGCGCTAGCGGGTATACGAGTTCCGGCACAACGCCGCGCTGTAACTGCTTGTGAATTGCAAACCCATGCAGTCGGCACGGGATACCAAGTCGGCGCAACATAGCCATCAGAAGCGTGCCCTTGGTGTTGCATTGACCATAGCCATCGGCGAGCACCTCGGACGCGAGGATATCGTCGCTGCGGTTATAGCCGAACTTGATTTCATCCCGGACGAAATCATAGGCGGCACCGATCCGGTCAAACTCCGCCATATCGGGCCACCCGCGCCGCTTCACCAGATTGGCTATCGCCGGGGCGCTGAAGTCCAGCAACTTCGTTTCACTGAGATATCTTTCCATATCGAAGCCCTCCATCACTGGCCGGGGCGGCTCCATCTCGAAAACTCG contains the following coding sequences:
- a CDS encoding transglutaminase-like domain-containing protein, which encodes MERYLSETKLLDFSAPAIANLVKRRGWPDMAEFDRIGAAYDFVRDEIKFGYNRSDDILASEVLADGYGQCNTKGTLLMAMLRRLGIPCRLHGFAIHKQLQRGVVPELVYPLAPDNILHSWVEIRHQDRWINLEGFILDRDFLSAIQQRFNNEVSEFCGYGVGTMCLSDPPVDWRGTDTYIQRTGINADFGLFDSPDAFYAKHHQNIVGLKALLYKYLIRHWMNARVRRIRSGHVSGSTVAPRIHRHAEGNRS